TCATGATTTGCGAAGGCACGATTGGCGAACGCGCCAGTCGCACTGCAGCCCGTCCACTCTCTTCAGCGGCCACCAAACGCTGCGAGTCGACTGCAGGAATCGCCGCGGTGCCTGGCAATGACATGCCGAGCGCTTCCGCAATGCACGCCATCGTACTGGCGGTACCCATGACGGCACAGGTGCCGGCAGTGGTGGCCAGACGTGTTTCGACCATCTGGATTTCTTGCTGGTCAATCTCTGCGGCTCGGAACTTGCCCCAGAAGCGACGGCAATCCGTGCATGCGCCGAGCCGCTCGCCCTTGTGGCGACCCGTTGACATCGGGCCAGTCACCAGTTGGATGGCGGGGCGATTGGCAGAAGCAGCGCCCATCAGCTGAGCCGGCACGGTCTTGTCGCAGCCACCAATCAGGACGACGGCGTCCATCGGTTGGGCGCGCACCATTTCCTCGACGTCCATCGACATCAGGTTGCGGTACACCATGCTGGTCGGGTTGAGGAACACTTCGCCCAGGGACACCGTGGGGAACATGCGCGGCAAGCCACCTGCCGCGAGCACACCGCGCGATACCGCTTCTACGAGTTGTGGCATGTAGCGGTGACAGTTGTTGAAATCGCTGGGCGATGCCGCGATGCCGACAACCGGTTTCGAAAGCAACTCTCCCGAGATACCCATCGAATGCGCCATCGAGCGGCGCAGGTAACGCGCGAAATCCCGGTCGCCGTAGTTTGTCAGGCCATTGTCTAGGCCAAGCGGTTCAGCCATGTTCTTTCTCCATCTGGGGTGCTGCGGCGCTGAACTGCACGGCAAGCATGTCTTCAAAGAAACGCGTCATTGCGCCCTTGTCGCTGGTGCCGTGGCCGGCCAACAGACTCATCTGATATGTGGCGGTAGCGGCGGCAAGCACAGGCATCGGGATGCAATGGCGAGCGCCTAACTCGGCCGCGCTGACCAGGTCCTTGTAGGCCGCCTTGAGCGGATAGCCGTCGCTGAAGTGGCGTGCCAGGATGCGGGGCAGGAAGAATTCCGATGCGTAGCTACGCCCCGTGCCGCTGTTGATGACTGACGCAATCTTCTCGGGGTCCAGCCCCATCTTCCGGGACATGGGAAGAATCTCTGCGAGAGCGGCGCAGTTGATATCGAATAACAACTGGTTCACGAGCTTCGTCAGCTGTCCGCTACCTGCGTCACCCATGTACAGGACGTTGTTGCCCATGCGCTCGAGCCACGGCTTCACCGTTTCAAAGGTCTGTTCCGCCCCGCCGCACATGACAGTCAATGTGCCGGCTTCAGCCCGCGATTGCATTCCCGACACCGGCGCATCGAGGAACACGATGCCGGCAGCAGTAAGACGTGCATGAATATCCATCGTCGCACCGTGCTCCATCGTGCTGGTATCGACAACGATGGAACCCGGACGAAGCAGCGTTGCCAATCCACCGTCGCCAAATAGCACATCCAGCACGGCAGCGGTGCCTGGCAGACTCAGGAACACAATTTTGGCGTCGGCCAGGCCGGCCAGATTGTCGGCTGTCGTAGCGCCAGCTTCCTGCAGCTCCCGATACGGGTCCTGCACTTTTGACGTGACGCGCAGGTCCGTGTCGGCATGAATCAGGTTAAGAGCCATTGGCTTGCCCATCTGGCCGAGGCCAACGAAGCCAACAATGGTGCGCTCGGAATTTGCGGCACTCATGCGTCGGCCCTCTCGGAGATTTCAATCAGATTCAGGTCGGGGTCGCGCAGGTAAATCGAACGCAGGCGGTAGTTCGCGCCGGTACGGGCGACCGGCCCTTCGATAATGCGAGCGCCCCGCGCATTCAGTTTCGCGATGACTTCATCGAGCGGAATCGCCGCGATAAAGCAGAGGTCCAGGGCGCCAGGCACGGGAAGATGGGCCTTCGGCTCGAATTCCTTGCCCTTCACATGCAGATTGATTTTCTGCTCGCCGAACTTGAAGGCTTTGCGGCCTTCTGCGAAGGTCTCGAGGGTCATCCCCAACAGACCGACGTAGAAATCGACACATGCTTCCTCGTTGCTGGTCGTCAAGACCAGATGGTCCAAGTGATGAATCACCAGCGTCTCCTTCTTGCGATTTTGCGATGACCTCGAATGTATGCGCACGAATAGGAGAGGAGGAATTCCTAATTTCGCATGGAGCCTTCGCATTTTGCGAAGCCGGTCGCTTGCCAGACTGATAAAGTGCCTACATGCCACAGAACTTCATCAATCCCGCTCGCGTCGATTTCGTCACTCTGCGTTTGTTCTGTGCCGTGGCACAGACCGGCAGCATCACCAAGGGTGCCGAGCGGTGTAACTTGGCGCTATCGGCCGCAAGCAGGCGGATTTCGGACTTCGAAACCGCCTCTAACGCAGTCCTGATGGAGCGGAATGCCCACGGCATTCGGCTGACGCCCGCTGGTCACGTTGCGCTTCAGCACGCGATGCGTCTTTTTCAGGGATTCGAGCTTTTCAGTAATGAGCTCAGCGAGTACTCAAGCGGTTCTCGGGGACACGTTCGGCTTTGGGCGAACATGTCCGCCCTGGTCGAATTTCTTCCATCTGCACTAGAAAGCTTTTTGCACCTTTACCCCGACACCCGTGTCGAGGTCGAAGAGCAACTCAGCGGTGACATCGTCCGTGCAATCGTGGAAGGACTGGCAGACGTAGGCATCTTCGTCGAGGGTCCACCAACGCACGGTCTGAACGTCATCCCCTATCAAACTGACCGGCTCGTTGTACTTTGCTCGAAGACGCACCCGTTGGCGGGGGTGGACGAAATCGACTTCCGAAGCTGTCTTTCCTATGACTTCGTGGGCCTGAATCGAGGCAGTTCGCTGCTTAACACCATCTCTAGCGCGGCACATGACATTGGCTTTCCGTTGCGGCTGCGCATCCAGGTTCGAAGCTTTGACGCCATGTCCGAAATGATTGCTTCTAATCTGGGGATAGGTGTACTTCCGCTCGGCGCATGCTTTCGAAAGCTCGAGCCGTGGGGTCTGAAAGCCGTTCGGCTTGTAGATGACTGGGCAGAGCGGAGGCTGCTTATCGCCACGAGCGCCTCCCGCGCTCTGTCCGGTTCAGCTGCCCTTCTTGTCGAGCATCTGAGTAAGACGCCTGACTGAATTGCTGCCGTCCGATAGGCCACTCTGCAAGATCAACGGCTTACATGCTCGGAATCTGCACGTGTTAGAGCGCATCATCCGTATTAGGGCGCGTTACACATCAACCCATAACAGGCTAGGCCTCCCAAACAGCACCAACCTCAACCGAAGGATGGAACGATGACGAAATACCTTATCTCCTTTCCTGGAAGGGCGATGCAAGTCCCCGCCGAGGACTTTGCCGCCGTGGGCGAAGCTGCGCACGAGGTCATACGCGAGGCGAAGGCTGCAGGCGTGTACGTGTTCGGTGGTGGTATCAACGAGGATGTCGCACCACTCATGGTCGCCTCAGACGGCACGGTCACAAACGAAACCTATCCCCAGACGAAGGAGTTCGACGGTGGCTTCTGTGTCCTGCAGCTCCCGTCGCGCGAAGCCGCCATCCTGTGGGCTGCAAAGATCGCCAAAGCCTGCCGCTGCTCGCAGGAACTCCGCGAGTTTGGGTATGACCCCGAGAGCTGACGGGCAGGGCCCGTACCCACTGCGAGCGAAGACACTCTCCCGCATCTACTTTCCTCATCGCCATGAACTTCAGTCAGGCAATAGCCGAGTCCGGTTGCAGAGCTGCCGCCGGAAGCCGCTTTCCGTTGAACCCAAAGGAAGCTTGCGAATCGTCTGATCGTCATCCCCAACTGAAAAGGGAAAACTAAGGCCATCACCGAGACAACGGTGATCGGGCGTCGAAACCCGCTTTCACCAACGGATGGTCGCTCAGGCGACCATCCTCAAACGCACGCGCGCGTCGCTTCACAATGGCGGGCCGGGCGGGGCAGCCAATCAGGCTGGCCGGTGTTCGTTGGTGAGCCGGTATTTCGACCCCCGCTGTCAGGCCCGCCACCCCTCAAGCAATTGCATCAGGCGGGTCTCCTAACCTTCTTCAGGAGAACGCAATGCAAGAGAAAGCCCGTCAACAGCGCGAAGCCATTATCGTCGGCATTCCGGCAGAAACACTTGAATCGCTCGACCGGATCAAGGCCGGCCTGGGTAGCGTCCTGTCGCTGCTGGAAGTGGAAAGCGAGCGCTTGCAGGCATGCCACGGCGTACACTGCCTGCTGGCAATGATCAAAACGCAACTTGATCTGATGGCAGAGGAGTTGTGTCCCGTGGCGTGAGTCGTCATCACCCTCGGCCATCCGCCTCTGGCTGCGCCGCAGACCCGTCTTCGCGCAGCCAGACGATGAACTCGGCACCCTGCCCCACCGTGCTTTCCACCGTAATGCGGCCACCATAGCGCTCTACCAGCGCATAGCTGATGGACAGGCCGAGGCCGGTCCCCATCTGCTTCTTGGTGGTGAAAAACGGATTGAACAGGTTGGGCAGGTCTTCCTCGCGGATGCCGCGGCCCGTGTCGCGCACATGCAGCGTCACGCCGTGCCCTTCCCAGTCGCGCGTGGCCAGCGTAAGGATGCCGCCCTCCGGCATGGCGTGGATGGCATTGGTCACCAGGTTGACGATGACCTGCTGCAGTTCGCTGCGGCTGATGCGCACGCGGCGTGTGGCCTGGCAGGCCAGTTCGACCCGGATGGCCGCGTCCTTCAGCATATGCCGGACCAGGTCCACGCAGCCGGCCGCGACCTCGCCCACATCCAGGCGCTCGGTATTGCCGGCGTAGGCCTCCGGCCGGACAAACTGCAGCAGCCGGTTGGTCAGCAGGTAGATGCGTCGCACCTGCTCGTCGATCAGCCGCAATTCATGCCGGACCGGCTCCGCGGCCGGGCCGAGAATATCGCGGGCCACGTCCAGGTTGCCCTGGATCACCGCAATCGGATTGTTGATCTCATGGGCCACGCCCGCGGTAAGCTGCCCCGCGAGCGCAAGCTTTTCCGAGGTAATCAGCTGCTGCCGGGTCGCGCGCAGCACCGCGTTCGCATCCTCGAGCTCGCGGGTCCGCTCGGCGACCTTGCCGTCTAGCGAGTCCGCCCAGTCCCTGAGCTCGGCATTGCGCTGCTGCACGTCCGACAGCAACCGGTCGAACTGGCCAGCGAGCTGGCCCAGTTCATCCTCGCTGCGCACCGGGCCGACGCGCGCGTTGTCGTTGCCGGCCTCGAGCGCGCGCATGGTGCCGACCATCTGCGTCATCGGCGTGAACACGCGCCTGGCCCACAGCAGCGAGAATAGCGCTCCCGCCACGGCCAGCAGCAGGAACAGGCCCACCAGCACGCCCAGCGCGAGGTCCTTGGCCTGGCTGATCGGCCTGGCCAGGTAGCCCACGTAGAGCATGCCGATGCGCTGGCCGCGGCTGTCCACGATAGGCTCATAGGCGCTCATGTACCGGTCGTTGACCACGAAGGCCAGGTCCAGCCATTTTTCGCCACGCGTGAGCACCTTGTCCCGCACCTCGCGGGAGACGCGCGTGCCCAGGGCCCGCTCGCCATGGAACAGCCGCACATTGGTGGCAATGCGCGTGTCGTCCAGGAACAGGGTCGCCGTGCCCTGGCTGCCACGGGGCAGGGATTCCGGCTGGTAGACCAGTGCGTTGATCGCGTCGATAAAGCCGAGGTTGTGGTTCAGCAGCGTACCGCCGTGCAGGATCGCCACCAGCTTGCCCGCCGCATCGAACACCGGCGCCGCCGCGTGCACCACCATGCCACGGGATTCCATGGTCCTGTCGGTCGGCGCCGCATTGGCGGTGGCGCGCAGCGTTACCTGGGCGCGCCTGGCAAGGTCGCCGGAGACGGCAGCCAGCTGCGCGGCGGACCAGGCGTCGGTGGCGGCATCCGGGCGGCCGGCCGCGGCGCTTTCCACCACGCGCCAGCCGGCGTAGTCCATACCCGCCGCACCCGCCGGCGCAGCGGCAAGCAGCCGCCCTTTGGGATCGAGCAGTTGCAGGAAGTCGAGGCCGTGCGTACGCCGCGCGTCGGCCAGGATGGCGGGCATGGCGCTGCCGCGGCCAAGACCGTCCACCAGGGCATAGGATCTGGCCTCCTGCAGGACGCGGTCTTTCATGCCGCCGACCATGTGCTCGAAGTACTCGTGGGCGACCAGCAGGTCGCTGTTGACCTTGTAGGCCAGCAAGGCCTGGAACGTGCGATTGCCCCACAGCGCCATCAGCAGCAGCAGCGCCACCAGCGCCACCAGCAGGGGCGCGACCACGATGGACACCAGCTTGGCGCGCAGCGAGGCGCGATAGCGGCGCAGCAGCATTGAGGGCGCTGAGGGCGTTGAGGGCTTCAAGCGCGCAGGCCCCACTGCAGGCATTTGCGGTCCAGCGTGCGGCGCGAGATGCCGAGCCGGCGCGCGGCTTCCACGCGATTGCCGCCCTCCGCCGCCAGCACCTGCAGGATGTGCCGGCGCTCGACGGCTTCGAGCAGGGTGGCGTCGTCGGCGGCTGCGTCATGCGTCGGCGGCGTATCCGCGTCACGCGGCTCGGCGGCATGGGCCAGCAGTTCGACCGGGTACTCGCCCAGGATCAGCGCCCGCTCCACCAGGTTGCGCAGCTCGCGCGCATTGCCTGGCCAGTCATAGGCCTTGAGCAGGCACACCAGCGACGGCGACAGCGGCACCGGCGGCAGCCCCAGCTGCGCCGACAGCTGCTCGGAGAAATGCTCGGCCAGCGGCACCACGTCTTCCGGCCGCGTGCGCAGCGGCGGGATGGTCACGGCGACCACGTCGAGCCGGTAGAACAGGTCCTGGCGGAAGCGCCCCGCGGCGACTTCGTTGGCCAGGTTGCGGTTGCAGGCGGCAACGATGCGCACGTCCACCGCGATCTCGCGCTCGGTGCCGAGCGGGCGGATGCGCCGGTCCTCGATGACGCGCAGCAGCTTGGCCTGCATCGCCAGCGGCAGTTCCGAGATCTCGTCCAGGAACAGCGTGCCGCCATCGGCATAGAGGAACAGCCCGTGGCGCGCGCCGGCCGCGCCGGTGAAAGCGCCCTTGGCGTGGCCGAACAGCTCGCTTTCGATGATCTCGGGCGCCATCGCGCCGCAGTTCAGCGGCACGAACTGGCCCTGGCGGCCGCTGAGCCGGTGCAGCTCGCGCGCCACCACTTCCTTGCCGGTGCCGGACTCGCCCGTCACCAGCACCGTGGACGGCATCGGTGCGACCCGCGCGACCAGCGCCATCAGCTTCTTCATGGCTTCGGACTCGCCGATGAAGTCCTTGTGGATGGTGTACTTGTCCAGCTCGCGGCGCAGCAGGTAGTTCTCGCGCGCGAGCCGGGCCTGGTTGAAGCAGCGCCGGATGGCGTTGAGCACCTGGTCGACGCGGAACGGCTTGACGATGAAGTCCGCCGCGCCGGAGCGCAGCGCGGCAATGGCCGTGTCCATGTCGGCGAAGGCCGTCATCAGGATGACGTCGGCGGGATTGCCGGCTGCGCGCAATGCCTGGAGCCACTCCATGCCGCTGGCGCCGGGCAGCGCCACGTCCAGCAGGATCAGGTCCACATGGCGCTGCTCCAGCAGCGCGGCGCCCGCTTCGGCGCTGTCGGCCGTAAGCACGCTGCCCACCTTGCCTTCCAGCGCCCGCGACAGGAACGAACGCATGCCGGCCTCGTCGTCCACCACCAGGATCGTGCGGCGCTGCCAGTTATCGGCTTCGGCGGCGTTGCTTTGTCGTTCGCTCATCACTTTGGTTGTTGCGGTGCAGGCGGAGAGTCTAGCGACTGTGCCCGATCCGCCTGTATTGGGGTTAAACCGACCCGACCGTGCGCGGCGGCGGCCGTGGATGGACATTTTGACCCGCACGCCGGGCCCGTGCCCGGACATTTTGTCCAATGGCCCGCCCTTCCGGAAGGCCGCTTGCCGCA
This genomic window from Cupriavidus oxalaticus contains:
- a CDS encoding NAD(P)-dependent oxidoreductase, which codes for MSAANSERTIVGFVGLGQMGKPMALNLIHADTDLRVTSKVQDPYRELQEAGATTADNLAGLADAKIVFLSLPGTAAVLDVLFGDGGLATLLRPGSIVVDTSTMEHGATMDIHARLTAAGIVFLDAPVSGMQSRAEAGTLTVMCGGAEQTFETVKPWLERMGNNVLYMGDAGSGQLTKLVNQLLFDINCAALAEILPMSRKMGLDPEKIASVINSGTGRSYASEFFLPRILARHFSDGYPLKAAYKDLVSAAELGARHCIPMPVLAAATATYQMSLLAGHGTSDKGAMTRFFEDMLAVQFSAAAPQMEKEHG
- a CDS encoding VOC family protein, translating into MIHHLDHLVLTTSNEEACVDFYVGLLGMTLETFAEGRKAFKFGEQKINLHVKGKEFEPKAHLPVPGALDLCFIAAIPLDEVIAKLNARGARIIEGPVARTGANYRLRSIYLRDPDLNLIEISERADA
- a CDS encoding LysR substrate-binding domain-containing protein; protein product: MPQNFINPARVDFVTLRLFCAVAQTGSITKGAERCNLALSAASRRISDFETASNAVLMERNAHGIRLTPAGHVALQHAMRLFQGFELFSNELSEYSSGSRGHVRLWANMSALVEFLPSALESFLHLYPDTRVEVEEQLSGDIVRAIVEGLADVGIFVEGPPTHGLNVIPYQTDRLVVLCSKTHPLAGVDEIDFRSCLSYDFVGLNRGSSLLNTISSAAHDIGFPLRLRIQVRSFDAMSEMIASNLGIGVLPLGACFRKLEPWGLKAVRLVDDWAERRLLIATSASRALSGSAALLVEHLSKTPD
- a CDS encoding YciI family protein — protein: MTKYLISFPGRAMQVPAEDFAAVGEAAHEVIREAKAAGVYVFGGGINEDVAPLMVASDGTVTNETYPQTKEFDGGFCVLQLPSREAAILWAAKIAKACRCSQELREFGYDPES
- a CDS encoding DUF1484 family protein, translated to MQEKARQQREAIIVGIPAETLESLDRIKAGLGSVLSLLEVESERLQACHGVHCLLAMIKTQLDLMAEELCPVA
- a CDS encoding sensor histidine kinase, which codes for MLLRRYRASLRAKLVSIVVAPLLVALVALLLLMALWGNRTFQALLAYKVNSDLLVAHEYFEHMVGGMKDRVLQEARSYALVDGLGRGSAMPAILADARRTHGLDFLQLLDPKGRLLAAAPAGAAGMDYAGWRVVESAAAGRPDAATDAWSAAQLAAVSGDLARRAQVTLRATANAAPTDRTMESRGMVVHAAAPVFDAAGKLVAILHGGTLLNHNLGFIDAINALVYQPESLPRGSQGTATLFLDDTRIATNVRLFHGERALGTRVSREVRDKVLTRGEKWLDLAFVVNDRYMSAYEPIVDSRGQRIGMLYVGYLARPISQAKDLALGVLVGLFLLLAVAGALFSLLWARRVFTPMTQMVGTMRALEAGNDNARVGPVRSEDELGQLAGQFDRLLSDVQQRNAELRDWADSLDGKVAERTRELEDANAVLRATRQQLITSEKLALAGQLTAGVAHEINNPIAVIQGNLDVARDILGPAAEPVRHELRLIDEQVRRIYLLTNRLLQFVRPEAYAGNTERLDVGEVAAGCVDLVRHMLKDAAIRVELACQATRRVRISRSELQQVIVNLVTNAIHAMPEGGILTLATRDWEGHGVTLHVRDTGRGIREEDLPNLFNPFFTTKKQMGTGLGLSISYALVERYGGRITVESTVGQGAEFIVWLREDGSAAQPEADGRG
- a CDS encoding sigma-54-dependent transcriptional regulator; this translates as MSERQSNAAEADNWQRRTILVVDDEAGMRSFLSRALEGKVGSVLTADSAEAGAALLEQRHVDLILLDVALPGASGMEWLQALRAAGNPADVILMTAFADMDTAIAALRSGAADFIVKPFRVDQVLNAIRRCFNQARLARENYLLRRELDKYTIHKDFIGESEAMKKLMALVARVAPMPSTVLVTGESGTGKEVVARELHRLSGRQGQFVPLNCGAMAPEIIESELFGHAKGAFTGAAGARHGLFLYADGGTLFLDEISELPLAMQAKLLRVIEDRRIRPLGTEREIAVDVRIVAACNRNLANEVAAGRFRQDLFYRLDVVAVTIPPLRTRPEDVVPLAEHFSEQLSAQLGLPPVPLSPSLVCLLKAYDWPGNARELRNLVERALILGEYPVELLAHAAEPRDADTPPTHDAAADDATLLEAVERRHILQVLAAEGGNRVEAARRLGISRRTLDRKCLQWGLRA